One part of the Fusobacterium pseudoperiodonticum genome encodes these proteins:
- a CDS encoding MBL fold metallo-hydrolase yields the protein MEINIIRGQNQIGGSIIEISSESTKIILDIGSNLEDKEIVVPEIDGLFKGEAKYDGVLISHYHSDHVGLATRILPDIPIYMGEKSYEIHKVSNEYMEREYLKEPKVFKVEEEFLIGDIKITPYLCDHSAFDAYMFLLDYEGKKILYTGDFRSNGRKSFEPLLRKLPKVDVLIIEGTNLSNNKIGKINLTERELEKKGIEILEGNDRPVFVLMAGTNIDRIVTLYKIANATKRLFLIDTYVGVITDTIGGNIPNPRTFSNVRIFLMNQDKYEILKNYPQNKIGKNEIANSNFMMCIRSSMKQYLENRSKEFSFEGCVLFYSMWEGYKKQENMKEFLEFMEEKGVKTISLHTSGHADEKDFDKLIKKIEPEIIIPVHTENSEWFKRYENCEVIYDKNIIKI from the coding sequence ATGGAGATAAATATAATTCGTGGACAAAATCAGATAGGTGGTTCTATAATAGAGATTTCATCTGAAAGTACAAAAATTATTTTAGATATAGGAAGCAACTTAGAGGATAAGGAAATAGTGGTTCCAGAAATTGATGGACTTTTCAAAGGAGAGGCTAAGTATGATGGAGTTTTAATTAGCCATTATCACAGTGACCATGTGGGCTTGGCAACAAGAATTCTTCCTGATATCCCAATATATATGGGAGAAAAAAGCTATGAAATACATAAGGTTTCAAATGAATATATGGAAAGGGAATATTTAAAAGAGCCTAAAGTTTTTAAAGTAGAAGAAGAATTTTTAATAGGAGATATAAAAATTACACCTTATCTTTGTGACCATTCAGCCTTTGATGCCTATATGTTTTTGTTGGACTATGAGGGGAAAAAGATATTATACACAGGAGATTTTCGCTCTAATGGAAGAAAATCCTTTGAGCCACTATTAAGAAAATTACCTAAAGTAGATGTCCTTATAATAGAAGGAACTAATCTTTCAAATAACAAAATAGGAAAGATAAATTTAACTGAGAGAGAACTTGAAAAGAAAGGAATAGAGATTTTAGAAGGAAATGATAGACCTGTGTTTGTATTGATGGCAGGAACAAATATAGATAGAATAGTTACTTTATATAAGATTGCGAATGCAACTAAAAGACTATTTCTAATAGATACTTATGTAGGAGTAATTACAGATACTATAGGTGGAAATATTCCTAATCCTAGAACATTTTCTAATGTTAGAATATTTTTAATGAATCAAGATAAATATGAAATTTTAAAAAATTATCCACAAAATAAAATTGGTAAAAATGAAATAGCAAATAGTAATTTTATGATGTGTATTAGAAGTTCAATGAAACAGTATCTAGAAAATCGTTCAAAAGAATTTTCTTTTGAAGGCTGTGTATTATTCTATTCAATGTGGGAAGGCTATAAAAAACAAGAAAATATGAAAGAGTTTTTAGAATTCATGGAAGAAAAAGGGGTAAAAACTATATCCTTACACACAAGTGGACATGCAGATGAAAAAGACTTTGATAAATTAATCAAAAAAATTGAACCTGAAATCATAATTCCAGTTCATACAGAAAATTCTGAATGGTTCAAAAGATATGAAAATTGTGAAGTTATTTATGATAAAAATATAATAAAAATATAA
- a CDS encoding autotransporter family protein: MKNSKKVFGLFAFLLVCGNANAGSVGAPERYPGIRYNYNNVNVSLPAFNFTENLTDGGNYIRVEGNSTLDIASNLDINLTSNIPSTGAYGNLVGFGAYGTNNGAPTINAKDVKIKVEVGAADYHNEPFGMLIRDGANYSGGNIDINLITNSNHSASDITALSYGLDNENVTREYSSTMKVKDVNIKMVNNQVLTTGIDDNNLIGLDQMGEGNQNTNFVSTGNLNIDIDDKSNSAPYHIAAGIVIEGDSGTKMTLNNSNIKIKSKTNNDYLGGAIVLGFPDYEATTTGQGATLESKGKMVLDTTEAPDVATLNLHGHGSLFKADFENSSAEIKSGGTAIRFAGISQALNADGEDTKPGRDLTISLKNAKITTSATAPYSAPLIVVEEGVKNATFNLSGPGSEAIAADQNELLLIKGNDTDVTLNIDNGAKIKGTIYRATSGEITTNITNNAVWSVPANSGSTYSSNLTLKNGGTFNLSDESHPHASGTNYYEIKIFNRAEDGGKILNDNGIITMANTSYNDEVEIYGNYEGKNGAKIKMNTLWNAPGDADGANSQSDILKILGGGTSQYGFATGVTEIIPIALDGRVNIIEGNIQKVAQAVNTVPVVVADKAAAGTFVGTAQTTGAGEVQLTSKLNSNGQRVFFWTLNAIDGTNPYDDGTSRNYRLGKARTILNSSVAGYINTAKVNMDSGFTSLSTLHERRGENALDVNNKKGQAWARIIGKHSKDEGKERFNYETDIYGVQAGYDFNIKNSEDGNRYTGFYFTNTTASTDFYDRYRAQNGIIASDKYTGKVKTKDFSLGLTTTKYYNNGFYLDLVGQLSFINNKYNSRDGVSAKQRGNALAFSVEGGKNYSLGSNWAIEPQAQLIYQYLNLKDFNDGVREVHHGNDSALRARLGFRTTYKKAFYSIANVWHDFSNTTEANIGSDRIKEKYSATWGEFGLGVQLPVTNSAYVYSDIRYERSFTSNPKHKGYRGTVGFKYTF, encoded by the coding sequence ATGAAAAATTCAAAAAAAGTTTTTGGGCTATTTGCCTTTCTGTTAGTATGTGGTAATGCAAATGCTGGATCAGTAGGAGCACCTGAGAGATATCCTGGTATTAGATATAACTATAATAATGTCAATGTAAGTCTTCCAGCTTTTAATTTTACAGAAAATTTGACTGATGGTGGAAACTACATAAGAGTAGAAGGAAATTCTACATTAGATATAGCTTCTAATCTAGATATTAATCTGACAAGTAACATACCGTCAACAGGAGCATATGGAAATTTAGTAGGTTTTGGTGCATATGGAACAAATAATGGAGCACCTACTATAAATGCTAAGGATGTTAAAATAAAGGTTGAAGTTGGAGCAGCTGATTACCACAATGAACCTTTTGGAATGTTAATACGTGATGGGGCTAATTATTCTGGAGGAAATATAGATATAAATTTAATTACAAATAGTAATCATAGTGCATCAGATATAACAGCTCTATCTTATGGGCTAGATAATGAAAATGTAACAAGAGAATATAGTTCAACAATGAAAGTTAAAGATGTAAATATAAAAATGGTAAATAATCAAGTTTTAACAACTGGAATTGATGACAACAACTTAATTGGATTAGATCAGATGGGAGAAGGAAATCAAAACACAAACTTTGTATCAACAGGAAATTTGAATATAGATATAGATGATAAATCGAATAGTGCTCCGTATCACATAGCAGCTGGAATAGTTATTGAAGGTGATAGTGGAACAAAAATGACTTTAAATAATTCAAATATTAAAATAAAGTCAAAAACTAATAATGACTATTTAGGAGGAGCTATTGTTTTAGGTTTTCCAGATTATGAAGCTACAACAACAGGGCAAGGAGCAACTTTAGAATCTAAGGGAAAGATGGTTTTAGATACTACAGAAGCACCTGATGTGGCAACATTAAATTTACATGGACATGGTAGCTTATTCAAAGCAGATTTTGAAAATAGCTCGGCTGAAATAAAATCAGGAGGAACTGCTATCAGATTTGCAGGAATTTCTCAAGCATTAAATGCTGATGGAGAAGATACTAAACCTGGAAGAGATTTAACTATAAGTTTAAAGAATGCTAAAATTACAACTTCAGCTACTGCTCCTTATTCTGCTCCTTTAATCGTTGTTGAAGAAGGAGTTAAAAATGCAACTTTCAATTTATCAGGTCCTGGAAGTGAAGCAATAGCAGCTGATCAAAATGAATTACTTCTAATTAAAGGAAATGATACTGATGTAACTTTAAATATAGATAACGGTGCTAAAATTAAAGGAACAATCTATAGAGCTACTTCTGGTGAAATAACAACTAATATTACAAATAATGCTGTTTGGTCAGTACCTGCAAATAGTGGAAGTACTTATTCTTCTAATTTAACCCTAAAAAATGGAGGAACTTTTAACCTATCAGATGAAAGTCATCCACATGCTAGTGGAACTAATTATTATGAGATTAAAATTTTTAATAGAGCCGAAGATGGAGGAAAAATCCTTAATGACAATGGAATAATAACTATGGCAAATACTTCATATAATGATGAAGTTGAAATCTATGGTAATTATGAAGGTAAAAATGGAGCTAAAATTAAAATGAATACATTATGGAATGCTCCAGGGGATGCAGATGGTGCAAACTCACAATCAGATATATTGAAAATCTTAGGTGGAGGTACTTCACAATATGGTTTTGCTACTGGAGTTACAGAAATTATTCCTATAGCCCTTGATGGAAGAGTAAATATAATAGAAGGAAATATTCAAAAGGTAGCTCAAGCAGTAAATACTGTACCTGTTGTAGTTGCTGATAAAGCAGCTGCTGGAACTTTCGTAGGGACTGCTCAAACAACAGGTGCTGGAGAAGTTCAACTTACAAGTAAACTAAATAGTAATGGTCAAAGAGTTTTCTTCTGGACATTGAATGCTATAGATGGAACTAACCCTTATGATGATGGTACAAGTAGAAATTATAGATTAGGAAAGGCTAGAACAATACTTAATTCATCAGTGGCTGGATATATAAATACAGCTAAGGTAAATATGGATTCAGGTTTCACTAGTTTATCAACTTTACATGAACGTAGAGGAGAAAATGCCCTAGATGTAAATAATAAAAAAGGTCAAGCTTGGGCTCGTATAATAGGTAAGCATTCAAAAGATGAAGGAAAAGAAAGATTTAATTATGAAACAGATATATATGGAGTACAAGCAGGATATGATTTCAACATAAAAAATTCTGAAGATGGAAACAGATATACAGGATTCTATTTTACAAATACAACAGCAAGTACAGATTTCTATGATAGATATAGAGCTCAAAATGGTATCATAGCTTCTGATAAATACACAGGTAAAGTTAAGACTAAAGACTTTAGTCTAGGTCTTACAACAACAAAATACTATAATAATGGTTTCTATTTAGACTTAGTGGGACAATTATCTTTTATCAATAATAAATATAACTCAAGAGATGGAGTATCTGCTAAACAAAGAGGAAATGCTTTAGCATTCTCAGTTGAAGGTGGAAAAAATTATAGTCTAGGAAGTAATTGGGCAATTGAACCACAAGCTCAATTAATCTACCAATACTTGAATTTAAAAGATTTTAATGATGGAGTACGTGAAGTTCATCATGGAAATGACTCTGCTCTTCGTGCTAGATTAGGTTTTAGAACTACATATAAAAAGGCGTTCTATTCTATAGCTAATGTATGGCATGATTTCAGTAACACAACAGAAGCAAATATAGGTTCTGATAGAATTAAAGAAAAATATTCTGCAACTTGGGGAGAATTTGGACTAGGAGTACAACTTCCAGTAACAAATAGTGCTTATGTGTACTCAGACATAAGATATGAAAGATCGTTCACATCAAATCCTAAGCATAAAGGATATCGTGGAACAGTAGGATTTAAATATACATTCTAA
- a CDS encoding HAD-IIA family hydrolase, whose translation MKTYLIDLDGTMYSGNTNIDGAREFIAYLQEKGLAYIFLTNNATRTKTQAKEHMLNLGFKNIKEDDFFTSAIATAKYIAKNYSERKCFMLGESGLEEALKEENFIFVEDKADFVVVGLDRKANYTKYSEALHHILAGAKFIATNSDRLLANNGLFDLGNGATVNMLEYASGVEAIKVGKPYQTILNILLEDKNLKKEDIILLGDNLETDIKLGYEGNIETIMVCSGVHDENDIERLKVYPTKVVKNLRELIKD comes from the coding sequence ATGAAAACATATCTTATAGATTTAGATGGAACTATGTACAGTGGGAATACAAATATTGATGGGGCTAGAGAATTTATCGCCTATTTACAAGAAAAAGGCTTAGCCTATATATTTTTAACAAATAATGCAACAAGAACTAAAACTCAAGCTAAGGAACATATGTTAAATTTAGGCTTTAAAAATATAAAAGAAGATGATTTTTTCACATCAGCAATAGCTACAGCTAAATATATTGCTAAAAATTATTCAGAAAGAAAATGCTTTATGCTAGGCGAAAGTGGCTTAGAAGAAGCTTTAAAAGAAGAAAATTTTATTTTTGTTGAAGACAAGGCTGACTTTGTTGTTGTAGGCTTAGATAGAAAGGCAAATTATACCAAATATAGTGAAGCCTTACATCATATTTTAGCTGGTGCTAAATTCATTGCAACTAACTCTGACAGATTACTTGCAAACAATGGACTTTTCGATTTAGGTAATGGTGCAACAGTAAATATGCTTGAATATGCTTCAGGAGTTGAGGCTATTAAAGTAGGTAAACCTTATCAAACAATATTAAATATTCTTTTAGAAGATAAAAACTTAAAAAAAGAAGATATAATCTTATTAGGTGACAATCTAGAAACTGATATTAAACTTGGTTATGAAGGGAACATTGAAACTATAATGGTTTGCTCTGGTGTACATGATGAGAATGACATTGAAAGATTAAAAGTTTATCCAACTAAGGTTGTTAAAAACCTAAGAGAGCTAATAAAAGATTAA
- a CDS encoding BspA family leucine-rich repeat surface protein has product MKKIFFLLFMLILSISVSSKGLKYQPKTKEELQELIENESIYLGDIDTSAITDMSYLFIREKNKIDACGTTYEYITTKRKNFSGIGKWDTSNVTDMEGLFYKMKDFNEDISAWNTSKVENMSSMFEDADNFNQSLNNWDVSKVKTMKNMFRGAISFNQPLNKWNVGEVMDMEEMFEAAYKFNQNINSWNVSKVKNMSYMFNSAKEFNQPLDKWNVSSVEDMTCMFRYTKKFNQALNSWNVSKVKYMEEMFYEAESFNQSLNHWNVSNVKNMARMFCDAKEFNQDLSMWKVQGATDTVNMFLGSPLENRKPKWEGQ; this is encoded by the coding sequence ATGAAAAAGATATTTTTCTTATTATTCATGTTAATATTATCAATATCTGTCAGTTCAAAAGGGCTTAAATACCAGCCAAAAACAAAGGAAGAACTTCAAGAGTTGATTGAAAATGAAAGCATTTATCTTGGTGATATAGATACATCAGCTATTACAGATATGTCCTATTTATTCATAAGAGAAAAAAATAAAATAGATGCCTGTGGGACAACTTATGAGTATATAACTACAAAAAGAAAAAATTTTTCAGGTATAGGAAAATGGGATACTTCAAATGTGACTGATATGGAAGGTCTATTCTATAAAATGAAAGATTTTAATGAAGATATATCAGCTTGGAATACATCAAAAGTAGAGAATATGTCAAGTATGTTTGAAGATGCAGACAACTTTAATCAATCACTAAATAATTGGGATGTATCAAAAGTAAAAACAATGAAAAATATGTTTAGAGGAGCAATATCATTCAACCAACCATTAAATAAATGGAATGTTGGTGAAGTAATGGATATGGAAGAAATGTTTGAGGCTGCTTACAAATTCAATCAAAATATTAATTCATGGAATGTATCTAAGGTAAAGAATATGTCATATATGTTTAATAGTGCAAAAGAATTTAATCAACCATTGGATAAGTGGAATGTGTCTAGTGTTGAAGATATGACTTGTATGTTTAGATATACTAAGAAATTTAATCAAGCTCTTAACTCATGGAATGTTTCAAAAGTAAAGTATATGGAAGAGATGTTTTATGAAGCAGAATCATTTAATCAAAGTCTTAATCATTGGAATGTATCTAATGTTAAAAATATGGCCCGTATGTTTTGTGATGCAAAAGAATTTAATCAAGATTTAAGCATGTGGAAGGTACAAGGGGCAACTGATACTGTGAATATGTTTTTAGGTTCACCTTTAGAAAATAGAAAACCTAAATGGGAAGGACAGTAA
- a CDS encoding toxin-antitoxin system YwqK family antitoxin encodes MKKSLIALFILTSVLAFSEGNVKKVPFESMTRTDNGIAYFKDEKTPFTGIVEKKSKDGKLEAVISLKDGKLDGKTLTYYPNGKVQREETFQNALVNGVVKSYSENGILEYEANYKNDKIDGLEKYYYPNGKVEKEISYKNGKIDGLSRYFSDKGILLAEAYFTEGQPNGISKEYYPSGKLMSEQTFLMGSLNGPAKLYYESGKIKISSNYKNDVLDGKSFQYQENGKLVEELSYQYNQLNGLIKMYDKDGKLEYETQYANDKKNGISKKYYPSGKLLSEVTFKDDNEVGVLKGYHENGKLEGEIPYNNGVIEGIVKVYHENGKVSEEVTFKNGKKNGPMKIYDENGKLEKQSNFVDDRQVD; translated from the coding sequence ATGAAAAAATCATTAATAGCTTTATTTATATTAACTTCAGTTTTAGCTTTTTCAGAAGGAAATGTTAAAAAAGTCCCTTTTGAAAGCATGACAAGAACTGATAATGGTATAGCTTATTTTAAAGACGAAAAGACTCCTTTTACTGGAATAGTTGAAAAGAAATCAAAAGACGGTAAGCTTGAAGCTGTTATAAGTCTAAAAGATGGTAAATTAGATGGGAAAACTCTTACATATTACCCTAATGGGAAGGTACAAAGAGAAGAAACTTTCCAAAATGCTTTAGTCAATGGAGTTGTAAAAAGTTATTCTGAGAATGGAATTTTAGAATATGAAGCAAACTACAAAAATGATAAAATAGATGGTTTAGAAAAATATTACTATCCTAATGGTAAAGTTGAAAAAGAAATTTCTTATAAAAATGGTAAAATAGACGGTCTATCAAGATACTTCTCTGATAAGGGTATTTTATTAGCTGAGGCATATTTTACAGAAGGACAACCTAATGGAATTTCAAAAGAATATTATCCTAGTGGTAAATTAATGTCTGAACAAACTTTCTTAATGGGTTCTTTAAATGGCCCTGCGAAACTTTATTATGAAAGTGGTAAAATCAAAATTAGTTCTAATTACAAAAATGATGTTTTAGATGGTAAATCATTCCAATATCAAGAGAATGGGAAGCTAGTAGAAGAACTTTCATATCAATATAATCAACTTAATGGTCTTATTAAGATGTATGATAAAGATGGAAAATTAGAATATGAAACTCAATATGCTAACGATAAAAAGAATGGTATATCTAAGAAATATTATCCAAGTGGTAAATTATTAAGTGAAGTTACTTTTAAAGATGATAATGAAGTAGGAGTATTAAAAGGTTACCATGAAAATGGTAAATTAGAAGGTGAAATTCCTTATAACAATGGAGTTATAGAAGGAATAGTTAAGGTTTACCATGAAAATGGTAAAGTAAGTGAAGAAGTTACTTTCAAAAATGGTAAGAAAAATGGACCAATGAAGATTTATGATGAAAACGGCAAGTTAGAAAAACAATCAAACTTTGTAGATGATAGACAAGTAGATTAA
- a CDS encoding toxin-antitoxin system YwqK family antitoxin, producing MKKSLITLFLITSVLAFSEINVKKVPYENMIKSDDGIIFVEGDSAPYTGIIEKKSEDGRVESTISIKDGKLEGIERNYFPNGKLKSEMSYKDGKLDGVSKVFSEEGVLLAEAYFTEGQPNGVSKEFYPNGKLKSEQNFSMGALNGPAKYFFESGKIYIISNYKNDTLDGKLTEYQEDGKVLQELLYEANQLSGLIKLYRDGHLEFETQYANNEKNGLSKKYYPNGRLLSEVIFKDGKEIGILKGYSQTGKLQGEIPYNNGVIEGIVKVYYENGKVQEESTYKNGMKNGITKFYDENGNFLKQANFVDDKQVD from the coding sequence ATGAAAAAATCATTAATAACTTTATTTTTAATAACTTCTGTTTTGGCTTTTTCAGAAATAAATGTAAAAAAAGTTCCTTATGAAAATATGATAAAAAGTGATGATGGTATAATTTTTGTTGAAGGTGACAGTGCTCCTTACACTGGGATTATTGAAAAGAAAAGTGAAGATGGTAGAGTTGAATCTACTATTAGTATAAAAGATGGAAAACTAGAGGGTATTGAAAGAAATTATTTCCCTAATGGAAAATTAAAATCTGAGATGTCTTACAAGGATGGGAAATTAGATGGTGTATCAAAAGTTTTCTCTGAAGAAGGTGTTTTATTAGCTGAAGCATATTTTACAGAAGGGCAACCTAATGGAGTTTCAAAAGAGTTTTATCCTAACGGAAAATTAAAATCTGAACAAAATTTTTCAATGGGAGCTTTAAATGGACCTGCAAAATATTTCTTTGAAAGTGGAAAAATATATATTATTTCAAACTATAAAAACGATACTTTAGATGGAAAATTAACTGAATATCAAGAAGATGGAAAAGTACTACAAGAACTTTTATACGAAGCTAATCAGCTTAGTGGTCTTATCAAATTATATAGAGATGGACATTTAGAGTTTGAAACTCAATATGCTAATAATGAAAAAAATGGTCTATCAAAAAAATATTATCCTAATGGAAGATTATTAAGTGAAGTTATTTTTAAAGATGGCAAGGAAATAGGAATATTAAAAGGTTACTCTCAAACTGGTAAATTACAAGGTGAAATTCCTTATAATAATGGAGTTATAGAAGGAATTGTTAAGGTTTACTATGAAAATGGAAAAGTACAAGAAGAAAGTACTTATAAAAATGGTATGAAAAACGGAATAACAAAGTTTTATGATGAAAATGGTAATTTTTTAAAACAAGCTAACTTTGTAGATGATAAGCAAGTAGACTAA